A genome region from Littorina saxatilis isolate snail1 linkage group LG16, US_GU_Lsax_2.0, whole genome shotgun sequence includes the following:
- the LOC138950017 gene encoding putative uncharacterized protein DDB_G0286333, which yields MAAQTTTTAAGEKKRRREDHEVEEDTRSGHGSMAAVTMMMMTRNKTAAADAAAAATAAAAAAAVTTTTTTADAGGDGSSGSGNTTTRGRKRKIIVWDDYRVQKELDDATTTTTTNVTTTAAMSPTSCGSSSTTATMADKQQQQQQQREEVEADSNDEKVEEQQQQQQQQQQQQQEQDDDSNDEEEDSTERAERISQLSTLYMDAETFQGLKRVLSHIDARIEAFTAGSAVLPSNIVMAPPAASDTNTTNDNNDNNDNNDNNDNNSDDDYDDGSDEDADCYPVEPEPTNANANAEPTNTTNAITLQIPNTATTMMD from the coding sequence ATGGCGGCTCAGACAACAACTACTGCTgcgggggaaaaaaagagacgCAGAGAGGATCATGAGGTGGAGGAAGATACCCGCTCGGGCCACGGCAGCATGGCGGCcgtgacaatgatgatgatgactagAAATAagactgctgctgctgatgctgctgctgctgctactgctgctgctgctgctgctgctgtgacgaccaccaccaccaccgccgacGCCGGCGGTGATGGCAGCAGCGGTAGTGGTAATACAACGACAAGAGGTCGAAAGCGGAAAATAATAGTATGGGACGATTACAGAGTCCAGAAAGAACTAGATGACGcgaccactaccaccaccaccaatgtGACCACCACCGCGGCGATGTCACCAACTTCTTGTGGCAGCAGCAGCACCACTGCCACCATGGCCGacaagcagcagcagcagcagcagcagcgggaAGAGGTGGAGGCAGACAGCAATGACGAGAAAGtggaagaacaacaacaacaacaacaacaacaacaacaacaacaacaggagcAGGACGACGACAGCAACGACGAGGAGGAGGACTCTACTGAACGGGCAGAAAGGATATCGCAGCTATCGACGCTCTATATGGACGCGGAAACCTTTCAAGGATTAAAACGTGTGCTCTCTCATATTGACGCTCGTATTGAGGCGTTCACTGCTGGGTCTGCTGTGCTGCCTAGCAATATCGTTATGGCACCACCCGCGGCCTCggacaccaacaccaccaacgacaacaacgacaacaacgacaacaacgacaacaacgacaacaacagcgACGACGATTATGATGATGGTAGTGACGAAGACGCGGATTGTTACCCAGTTGAACCGGAGCCCACCAACGCCAACGCCAACGCTGAGCCTACGAACACCACTAACGCTATAACACTACAAATACCAAACACCGCAACAACAATGATGGATTAA